The DNA sequence CGTCGACGTTGCTGATCTGGTCCTTCATCTGCCCCATGCCCGGCATCATGCCGAGCAGGTTGCTGATCGGACCCATCCGCCGCAGCATGCCCATCTGCTGCAGGAAGTCGTCGAGGGTGAAGTCGTCCTCCGAGGCCAGCGTGCTGGCCATCTGGGCGACCTCGTCCTCTTCGAACGTGCGCTGCGCCTGCTCGATGAGGGTGAGGACGTCCCCCATGTCGAGGATGCGCGAGGCCATCCGGTCGGGATGGAAGAGGTCGAAGTCCTCGAGCTTCTCGCCGGTGGAGGCGAACATGATCGGCCGGCCGGTGACGTGCCGGATGGACAGCGCGGCGCCGCCGCGGGCGTCGCCGTCGAGCTTGGTCAGGGCCACGGCGTCGTAGCCGACTCCGTCCAGGAACGCCTGCGCGGTGTTCACGGCGTCCTGGCCGATCATCGCGTCGACGACGAAGAGGATCTCGTCGGGACTGACCGCGTCGCGGATGTCTGCGGCCTGCTGCATCATCTCGCTGTCGACGCCGAGCCGGCCGGCGGTGTCGATGACGACCACGTTGTGGTTGTTGCGCTCGGCCTGCTCGATGGAGGTCCGCGCCACCTCGACGGGGTCGCCCACCCCGTTGCCCGGCTCGGGAGCGAACACCGGCACCCCGGCGCGCTCCCCCACCACCTGCAGCTGGGTGACGGCGTTGGGGCGCTGGAGGTCGGCTGCCACCAGCAGCGGAGTGTTCCGCTCACCGGCCAGCCACCGCCCCAGCTTGCCCGCCAGGGTGGTCTTACCCGAACCCTGCAGGCCGGCGAGCATGATGACCGTCGGCGGCTTCTTGGCGAATCGGATCTCACGGGTCTCGCCACCGAGGATCTCCACGAGCTCCTCGTTGACGATCTTGATGACCTGCTGCGCCGGATTCAGCGCCTTGGAGACCTCGGCTCCCCGGGCCCGCTCCTTGACCTGCGCGATGAAGGCGCGGACGACGGGCAGCGCGACATCGGCCTCCAGCAGCGCGAGACGGATCTCCCGCGCGGTCGCGTCGATGTCCTCCTCAGACAACCGCCCCTTGCCGCGCAGAGAGGTGAAGACCGAGGTCAGCCGGTCGGAAAGCGTCTCGAACACGAGTGTGGCCAGTCCTTCGTCTCGGGATTGGCTTCCTAGATTACCTGCCGGGACGCGCCGCGCGCGCCCTGGAGGGAACCCGTTCTCACCGCCCCGGCCGTCAGTTTCCGGCAGACTGCGCGGCCGAGGGGGACTCCGAGGCCGGCGCCGAGGGCGACGCCCCGGAGGCGGCGGCGTCGCGCTGCTCCTCGATGGCCGAGACC is a window from the Streptomonospora litoralis genome containing:
- the ffh gene encoding signal recognition particle protein yields the protein MFETLSDRLTSVFTSLRGKGRLSEEDIDATAREIRLALLEADVALPVVRAFIAQVKERARGAEVSKALNPAQQVIKIVNEELVEILGGETREIRFAKKPPTVIMLAGLQGSGKTTLAGKLGRWLAGERNTPLLVAADLQRPNAVTQLQVVGERAGVPVFAPEPGNGVGDPVEVARTSIEQAERNNHNVVVIDTAGRLGVDSEMMQQAADIRDAVSPDEILFVVDAMIGQDAVNTAQAFLDGVGYDAVALTKLDGDARGGAALSIRHVTGRPIMFASTGEKLEDFDLFHPDRMASRILDMGDVLTLIEQAQRTFEEDEVAQMASTLASEDDFTLDDFLQQMGMLRRMGPISNLLGMMPGMGQMKDQISNVDETDLDRITAIIRSMTPAERGNPKIINGSRRLRIANGSGTEVSDVNGLVTRFFEAQKMMRQMKNSGMPGMPGMPGGGGGGNRKKAKAQAKKAGKKGKQRSGNPLKAKQQEAEREAERQRRREDGGDQQQLPPGLGGGQQLPPGLGGGSMPDLSNFKLPKQ